A single region of the Anaerolineales bacterium genome encodes:
- a CDS encoding cytochrome P450, translating into MARLLPPGPKGHPLLGMLPQMRSHRLQLVSDLYHTFGEISSFRLATKRTFFFINPDDVRAVFWLNTPTKCTKAHFSSGMLDRLSDKGCC; encoded by the coding sequence ATGGCACGCCTTCTCCCCCCCGGACCGAAAGGACACCCTTTGCTTGGGATGCTGCCTCAAATGCGCAGCCACCGCCTGCAACTGGTGAGCGATCTCTACCACACCTTTGGCGAGATAAGCAGTTTTCGTTTGGCGACGAAGCGTACCTTCTTTTTTATAAATCCTGACGATGTGCGGGCGGTGTTTTGGTTGAACACGCCGACAAAATGCACAAAGGCACATTTCTCAAGCGGAATGTTGGACCGATTATCGGACAAGGGCTGTTGCTGA
- a CDS encoding MOSC domain-containing protein, protein MPPIVTALHYYPIKSCGGVTLEVGEADWRGFRYDRHWLIVDPHGDFVTQRELPRLALIHPTIHSGMLTINAPAMSPLSLPLGMDGRRMSVTVWDSECEAFDQGDDAAQWLSDTLESPLRLVRMADDHIRQVDQRYAKRTSDQVGFADGYPFLLISEESLADLNTRLDTPLPMNRFRPNLVVRGVDAYAEDGWKQIRIGAMIFDVVKACARCTITTTDQETAKRGKEPLRTLATYRDSERGVLFGQNLIHAAPGTVRVGDEVIILA, encoded by the coding sequence GTGGCGGTGTAACGCTTGAGGTTGGGGAGGCGGATTGGCGTGGCTTTCGCTATGACCGCCATTGGCTGATTGTTGACCCGCACGGTGATTTTGTGACGCAGCGCGAACTGCCTCGCCTGGCGTTGATCCATCCGACGATCCACAGTGGGATGCTCACCATAAACGCCCCGGCGATGTCGCCCTTGTCCCTTCCGCTGGGGATGGATGGGCGGCGGATGAGTGTCACCGTGTGGGATAGCGAATGTGAGGCGTTTGATCAGGGCGACGATGCTGCCCAGTGGCTGAGCGATACGCTAGAATCGCCGCTCCGCCTTGTGCGGATGGCGGACGATCATATCCGTCAGGTTGATCAACGCTATGCCAAACGGACGAGCGATCAGGTCGGTTTTGCCGATGGCTACCCCTTCCTCTTGATCAGCGAGGAATCCCTTGCCGATCTGAACACCCGCCTTGACACACCGCTTCCCATGAATCGGTTTCGCCCTAATCTAGTCGTGCGCGGCGTAGATGCCTATGCCGAGGATGGCTGGAAACAGATTCGGATTGGCGCGATGATCTTTGATGTGGTGAAAGCGTGCGCCCGCTGCACCATTACGACGACGGATCAGGAAACGGCGAAGCGCGGCAAAGAACCTTTGCGCACGCTGGCAACCTACCGTGATTCCGAGCGGGGGGTGCTGTTTGGGCAAAACCTGATCCACGCCGCGCCCGGAACGGTGCGGGTCGGGGACGAAGTGATCATCCTCGCCTGA
- a CDS encoding cytochrome P450 produces the protein MWLPTPNNRRPRAIRENLDQVLMAIINERRQSGEDRGDLLSMLLAARDEDTDQGMDDDQLHDEAMTLFLAGHETTANALSFAFYLLAKHPEVEQRLLAKLKDIVGERLPTAKDVSKLPYLDHVLKETMRLYPPAETPPALEPMITLRPRDGIPMRVRLRQEAQLSAGDVAG, from the coding sequence ATGTGGCTGCCAACCCCGAACAACCGCCGCCCTCGGGCAATCCGCGAGAATTTGGATCAAGTCTTGATGGCGATTATCAATGAACGGCGGCAGTCCGGTGAGGATCGCGGCGATCTGCTTTCGATGCTGCTTGCCGCCCGCGATGAGGACACCGATCAGGGGATGGATGATGACCAACTTCACGATGAAGCGATGACCTTGTTCCTTGCCGGACATGAGACAACGGCGAATGCACTCAGTTTTGCCTTTTACCTCTTGGCAAAACATCCCGAAGTGGAACAGCGTTTGCTTGCCAAATTGAAGGATATTGTGGGCGAACGGCTGCCCACCGCAAAGGATGTCTCCAAGCTGCCTTACTTGGATCACGTTTTGAAAGAGACGATGCGCCTTTACCCGCCGGCGGAGACGCCACCCGCCCTTGAACCGATGATCACTTTGCGCCCCCGCGATGGAATCCCGATGCGGGTGCGCCTGCGGCAAGAGGCACAGCTTAGCGCTGGCGACGTGGCGGGGTGA